Genomic segment of Rhodococcus sp. W8901:
AGATCGTGGTCTGGTGGAGGCAGGTGCTCGTGTGGCACCGGGACCGCAAGGTTCACGCAGATTCACGGAGGAGTGCTCATGGGAATCGCAGACAAGGCTCAGAACAAAGCGCAGGACCTCGGGGGCAAGGCCAAGGAGACCGCCGGCAAGGCGACCGGCGACGAGGACCTCAAGAACGAGGGCAAGGGCGACCAGGTCGAATCCGCCGTCAAGGACGCCGCGGAGAAGGTCAAGGAC
This window contains:
- a CDS encoding CsbD family protein, which translates into the protein MGIADKAQNKAQDLGGKAKETAGKATGDEDLKNEGKGDQVESAVKDAAEKVKDAASTAKDKLTGK